A region from the Hippoglossus hippoglossus isolate fHipHip1 chromosome 16, fHipHip1.pri, whole genome shotgun sequence genome encodes:
- the lingo4b gene encoding leucine-rich repeat and immunoglobulin-like domain-containing nogo receptor-interacting protein 4b has translation MFVESVVRWGAWSVLLQFGLGVAAGVCPSRCVCRPEAREVICAGKHFSSVPEGFSGDARRLDISHNKIKTVGRRQFSGLLQLQELDLSDNIISMIEVEAFQGLQNLRTLRIKNNRLKILPVGVFSGLSGLRLLDLSQNEILVFLDYTFREMMSLQTLEAGENDLVFISQRAFVGLQNLQELNLDRSNLTSIPTEALSQLQSLARLRMLRLTITTLPNNAFRRLHRLRSLLIANWPALDSIASNSLIGLNLTSLVISSCNISAVPYSALRHLVYLRYLDLSYNPITAIQGNLLGDLLRLQELHLAGGSLLRIEPGAFRGLAYFRMLNVTSNQLTSLEESVFHSVGNLQVLRLDGNPLACDCRLLWVVRRRLRLNFDGHQPACSSPDSVRQREFRDFSEKELPRLFTCRPARIMDRRPQEARVEEGTTVLFSCKADGDPFPSITWISSHKNLVSATGRIRVLPNGTLEVRFAQVQDSGTYQCLAGNAAGNDSLTVGLYVKGLPRNRTIPFFSEEGWVEPSNPQAANSSAQMAKPYPFDAKTLIIATTMGFLSFLSSVAICFVFMFFWSQSKGQIKHTATIDFVPRSSMGGGGEGGDGGRFTMKLI, from the coding sequence ATGTTTGTGGAGTCAGTCGTCCGGTGGGGGGCGTGGAGCGTCCTGCTCCAGTTCGGACTGGGTGTAGCTGCAGGAGTGTGTCCGTCCCGCTGCGTGTGTCGACCCGAGGCCAGAGAAGTGATCTGCGCTGGCAAACATTTCAGTTCGGTGCCAGAGGGTTTTTCCGGTGACGCCAGGCGTTTGGACATCTCCCACAATAAGATTAAGACAGTGGGACGCCGCCAGTTCTCTGGACTCCTGCAACTTCAAGAGTTGGACCTCAGCGATAACATAATCTCCATGATTGAGGTAGAGGCTTTCCAGGGCCTGCAGAATCTCAGGACGCTTCGGATTAAGAATAACCGACTGAAGATCCTCCCGGTCGGGGTGTTCTCTGGCCTGTCCGGCCTGCGCCTTCTAGACTTAAGCCAGAATGAGATTCTGGTCTTCCTGGACTATACCTTCAGAGAAATGATGAGCCTGCAAACGCTGGAGGCCGGAGAGAACGACTTAGTGTTCATCTCGCAGCGGGCGTTCGTTGGTCTCCAGAATCTGCAGGAGCTCAACTTAGATCGCAGCAATCTGACGTCTATTCCCACTGAGGCGCTGTCGCAGCTCCAGAGCCTGGCTCGTCTTCGAATGCTGCGCCTGACCATCACCACACTTCCCAACAACGCCTTCAGACGACTCCACCGTCTGCGCAGCCTCCTGATAGCAAACTGGCCAGCCCTGGACTCGATAGCTAGCAACAGCCTGATTGGTCTCAATTTGACCTCGCTCGTCATcagcagctgcaacatcagCGCTGTTCCTTACTCAGCGCTCCGTCACCTGGTCTACCTGCGCTACCTGGACCTGTCCTACAACCCCATCACTGCTATCCAAGGGAATCTGCTCGGGGACCTCCTGAGACTCCAGGAGCTACACCTGGCCGGGGGGAGCCTGCTACGAATAGAGCCCGGGGCCTTCAGGGGCCTGGCCTACTTCCGCATGCTCAATGTGACGTCCAATCAGCTCACCAGTTTGGAGGAGAGTGTCTTCCACTCCGTGGGGAACCTTCAGGTGCTGCGGTTGGATGGGAATCCCCTAGCATGTGACTGCCGCCTTCTGTGGGTGGTCCGTCGCAGATTACGCTTGAACTTTGACGGACATCAGCCCGCTTGTTCCTCCCCGGATTCGGTGCGGCAGCGTGAATTCAGAGACTTCTCGGAGAAGGAGCTCCCGCGGCTGTTTACCTGCCGTCCTGCTCGCATCATGGACCGCAGGCCGCAGGAGGCCCGAGTGGAGGAGGGCACGACCGTTCTCTTCTCCTGCAAAGCTGACGGGGATCCGTTCCCATCCATCACCTGGATCTCCTCCCACAAGAATTTGGTTTCTGCAACAGGAAGGATCAGAGTTTTGCCCAACGGCACTCTAGAAGTGCGTTTTGCCCAAGTACAGGACAGTGGTACGTATCAGTGCCTGGCCGGCAACGCGGCCGGCAACGACAGCCTGACCGTCGGCCTCTACGTGAAGGGCCTCCCccggaaccgaaccatccctTTCTTCTCAGAGGAGGGCTGGGTGGAGCCTTCGAATCCACAAGCTGCCAACTCCTCGGCTCAAATGGCGAAGCCGTACCCGTTCGACGCGAAGACGCTGATCATCGCCACCACCATGGGCTTCCTGTCGTTCCTCAGCTCCGTGGCCATTTGCTTCGTCTTCATGTTCTTCTGGAGCCAGAGCAAAGGGCAGATCAAACACACGGCAACTATTGACTTTGTTCCGCGGTCTTCCATGggcggaggaggggagggaggtgatGGTGGCAGGTTCACCATGAAGCTTATTTAA